Part of the Hevea brasiliensis isolate MT/VB/25A 57/8 chromosome 16, ASM3005281v1, whole genome shotgun sequence genome is shown below.
tgcaaaagcctttttcattttgaaccattttactaaaagaggtgaatttttcaaaagtttcatctttatgagcaaggaaaaatgtccatgtatatcttgaatagtcatcaacaataactaaagcatatgactttccaccaagactagtaggagttacgggtccaaataaatcaagatgaagcaattctaatggcctagtggtagacacaatatttttagatttaaaagatgctctagtatgctttcctagtgcacaagctctacattgaaattcattttcatgcttaatcttaggaagaccattaacaagttctttcttagacaattttgagagtgtatgcatgcttgcatgacctagtcttctatgccacaaataactagagttatcaagagatactagacatgtaccatgattagtttcaaaattattcatgtcaagcaagtaaacattattggatctattggcaatgaacaatgtatCATTATCTAAGCTATTGATTGTACACagagaagaagtaaactttacctcaaaacctttatcacagagttggcttacacttagcaagttgtatttcaaaccttcaaccagtgatacatcttcaatacaaggtttggttccaattgtgccatttccaattatttttcctttccctttatctccaaattttacatatcctccatctttcattgtgATTTTTGAGAACTTGTCATTTTCacagtcatgtgctttgaacaaccactatctatataccatttatcactttccttcatccctttgcaacaaacctgaaatttaatcatttagctttaggtacccaagcaactttgggtccttgggggttagtgaccttaggtaaggttccctttggtacccataccttctttaccgTAAGATGACCTTTCCTAAATGCACAAgagctaatcatatgacctcttttattgcaataataacatgtaacattaggcaaggaagatgtagatgctttaatgaaatgattcttgtacttgtcatagttcatgaaaccatcaaaaccaatccatatttctcatttgaagttctttggtttccaagaagtacatctagagtttcttttccttttgtaaattttgccaaatcatttgtcaaagactctactttagtttcaagaactttatttttctcaatgagcatttcacaagtatcttttgagattttcaactctaaatctagttctttaaacatGGCAATTTTtcctttataaaattcattttctttatacacattggacatggcaatattttgtgatctcaatgattcaatttctaacttcattttagtgcactttcttttgtaatttctatactcatcatatactctagcaaatgcaagttcaagttcttctacattaggagattcataagagtttacctcattgtcactttcttcttccttttgtgaacttttgactttctcttcaagtgccatcatacaaaggagagcagcctctttgtcacttgattcatcatttgaagattcttcactgttgctccatactactttcattgctttcttgctcctatctcctttttctttcttcttcttgagtattggacatttgggcttgatatgtccaggtttgtgacactcataacatacaatttcttcttttgaatctttgaaatgtttatccttgggagtatacttcttcaagaatttcttgtatttgcttccacccttcttgaaagctcttttaaattttcttacaagcacagccatttcatcttcatcatcacttgaaatagttgagttgtcacttgagtcaactttaaATGCAacacctttcttcttatcttcatccttgtttgacttgagagcaatgcttttcttcttcttttgctcattttcaacttcaccctttttgtataccatctcatgtgcaataagagagccaatgagttcatcataggtgaaagtcttaaaatccttggtatcttggatcagtagtctttgcttcccaagattttggaagtgatctaagaattttcttcacaagttcagcttcctcaaatcttttaccaagcgCTTTGAGAAGATTCACAAGatcagtaaaccttgtactcatatccgcaattgattctcctggcctcatttcaaacagctcataatctcgaataagaaggtttgctttggactctttaacaacatcagttccttcataagtcacttcaagcttatcccaaatttccttagcagattgacatcctgaaacacgattgtattcattaaggtcaagtgaacaatgcaaaatattaatagctttagcatttatagagattttcttccaatcattgtcatcatattcatcttcatgttttggaacttttTTAGTTCCAgtaccattcttttgaggaacatgtggaccatttttaataattctccatgcatcaatatccacagattgtatgaaatttctcattcttactttccaaaatgaataattagtgccattgaaaagtggcggtctagtgattgagtagccttcaactaaaggtgcaggtataccggcagtattactagatgaactagccattatggatcactctaaggttgtaataccctaagcaagagagtcaggctctgataccaatttgttgtcccaaaatagtccaagaggggggtgaattggactttaacaatttatcggcccttgcttatagcctaatgaaaaattgaggcTTCGTTCAACTATGTGCTTCTctatataaaaagaaaatgatatgtgcttcaacaatgtgttcctaagttgcaattcaattctcaatcaatgtttatggcaatatctaacaaagcATTCATCAACCAAttttctcaagtcactcaatatgttcacaaatttatcaactcaatctatttaaccaacattcaatatcatgtatatgaggaaaaatttaaaattgtacaaAAGTAAAAGGTAAAggatagagagatcaaacacaaggattttatagtggttcggcttaactagcctacatccactctctcaaagaaccttctttgagtcttctctccactatttgctcttttgaaggcaagagaccaaaagccctttacaatttctcaacaccaagcttttacaccaaggtagcttgaaaccttctcaAGTGCAATCACAAGCACTAACTctcccaagcttcaataggtgcttgtacaacctctcttgaatgtaattcaatgtttcaacactcactcttacacaatacaaatcaaactataaagaagagatgagttgatttgccaatggtagctcaaaatctttaaagctcttgaatgaaagcaataaatgaaaaatcaatgttggagttcaaatgtaagctttcattaagtgtaaatgaagtagagaatgtgtatttatagtcccaaatcattttagaccgtttgaaacccttttggaacgttatacacactgcccaagacaaaatagccgttattttgtccttttgtgcgaagttgagcagctctgataaattagcaaactaataaaattttaggagcagtcagtaaactggttagtaaactaacttttttagcaaactcattagcaaactaaaaaatttagcaaaccagttaggaaactaagtcaacagctgcatgtctcaacttgcaatgcaaaatgatttagacctttaaaaaatatttcaataattgtgttcaaggtcatgatgagaaaaagtaatcagaaaataaattttcatttttgagctccatatgactaaattctcatccattctttttcacacaagacctaagactctaacactatgcttttcatacctttgctttgagtcttgatttccatagcctttttctcattttggatttgtcttgaaatacctttgagtatcctttctccttagatacaacttcaaaggttctttatgcataagacaaagaatctacacatcactttaaggttaggttagatagattctctttgagttttgttatcatcaaaatcaatgctcattttgagctacacggggtcaacaagtCTTCTCAATGCAAGTAATAtttacccttctcctttccaatctatccacaagctccattaattttcctgtaagtgatctaacattctaagtaccaaccctgattctcctcctatcctattccttcctaattgaactccttctatgatatcttttaTTATTATCTATGCCTATTATGTGTTCTATTTCACTATCTATTTTACTATATattctatggactaacttctttatccaCACCCGTTCATGTTGTGGGAATCCTTGCTCATTTAAAACCATACTCGGGCGTCGACATAGCACGTCGCTTTCGGTAAACTTCCTACACCCTtgtatatttctcactacacctagGCTCCGATATAGCGCGTTGTAAGTAGAGGATGTCCCAAAGTTTATATCATAAGAATTCATATCATGAGGTGTGataaaatttttacgctggttgtcacataTCGCAACCCTCCTCTTTTATCCAGACTTGGGACGGGCTAAGCACAAATTACTTAGGTGGAGTTACCATGCATATTCTCCTTGGGGATAATTTCTAGGGCCTAactctttttttgttttttattatgtttaaggatttatttaaacaCTAAACCTATTTAGCTTTTTTGATTAATTAGTTGCTTTTCGATATTGTGTGTTGCAGATTTAATTATCCAATGGGAAGTACAAAAGCTCTACTCATAAATTGATTCAGGACAATGAGACTAAAGGAATCTCCATGGCTACAGTTCATGGACCTTCACTGGACAGATTTGTGTAACCAGCGCCAGAGTTTGTGGATGACTCACCTACCCTGAATCTTTGGTAGCCAATGGTCATCACCAAATCGATGTGCACTCAAACATGGTTCAAGTTAGGATTGAAGCTATCTCAagcatttatatattaaataaataaattaaataatcatgTCTCAAAATAATGCTTGTTAATCAATTTGTCATTGTCTTACAtgcaaatatatatatgtatatatgcagAATTTGTTGTGCCTTTCCAGAATATAGCTGCTGCAATGGTGATTATGAATAGACTTATGGGTTCTTCCTTTGTATATTATAATTCTATTATGCGTATAGAACCTATATTGCAAATGAAATTTATGTAAGatttatttacaaattaattcacatattagaatcattatattaatttattaatgttgTGAACTTAAAATTGGTTatacttttaattttataattaactatATTTCATATAACATAATATAGCatgatttttaataatattattaacttttttttaaaaCAATATTATTAACTTATTATTATAGAATAATCATAAACGAAATTAATAAATCTATAACATTACGAAATACAATAATTAACATAAAGATGTTAAATTTCAACCTAATGAGCTaagttaataaatttataaatgagTCTATTCATGAGCTTATTAAATAAAGTAACTCTGTGAGGAATTCTATGATAAGCTTAGATGTATCACtacaataaattttgattttaataacATGCTTATTATattcttaaaaatttaaaacatactaTTAATAAGAATTATCAATAAGTGTCTAGTGATATGCATAAATCCTGTaatctaaaatttttaacaatatttttacACTAATTTACATTACTATTATGTATTGTATATATTACTTATTATCTCATATTTTATATTGATATCTAAATATATTAACttgatattatttattatttattattttaatgtcaTGTTTAAAAAAAGTATtgttaaatcataaatttgtttgTAGTATAtgttttcatttaaaatttgggCATCATTTGTACAGACAGATAATCGTATATGATATAATAATAAGATTGGGTATAGCCTTATGGCTTATTatgtagtaatttttttttattacttgaaaaatttttaaatgaaatgGTACTATTAGCCAAAACCAACATTAGCACAGTAGCAAATGCGCTGGGTTAATTTACTTGTATTATGGGCTGGGTCTACGTAGTTTGTATGGGCTCAAAAAGCTTTGGtgtaaaaaaaatctaaattttatatatttaaaaaattattaaaaatagaacaataacaaaattattttttattcaatttcttcataTCGTTCTTGTAAGAATAGACAGAACATGACACAAGGACTGTGACTATGAAAACATTGGCTGCAGATACACCAAAGAgttctccctttcttcttcttttttttaataGATTGATATGTAAATCTTTATTAAACTGTGGTAGAGAATATAACCATTTCTCTATTGTTTTTGTAAAGAGATCAGTAAACACTGTTACCCAtagatatgtatatatatatatatatatatatatatatatatatatatattttctccAAAGGTATATATATGCACTCAGGTGACTCAGGAACATAACACGTTGTTTGATAAAatcatgataattttattaaggtatactaattcatataaaccACTTACACACATTATTTATAACTGATGCTGACTACAACAGGATTGGTGTTCTGATGTTAATTTTAATGCTTCTAGACTCTAgttgaatgaattttttttttgaagaaaataatttttaattatattactaAATTATTGTTCAGTTTTTAGCTGGGGGTGGTGATAAACCGTGTTTATTTTTCTGATAGACTGTCAACTTCTAgaatatgtttatatatatataacatatgCTTTCCAACTAATTTTACGTTTTATTTTTATTGGTCAGAAGGCAGTTCGAAACCAATTTTAGATTTGATTCCATGCTTAGAAGGCTGGCATGTTGGGACAAAACCCACTATAacctaattgaaatttaaaaaaaaaaaattattatgcttttttttttaattattgaaatcTCAATTATATAAAAACACATCCAATATAGAATTAAATGGCATTAGGCAGAATTCTAGTTCTCAATTTGGGATTAAAGGCTACACGTCTGACCAAAAAAATCAACTTAGAGAAGTGTTTGTTTTTCTGTAGTAAATATAGCAGACAAAACGGGAATATAACGAGCCTTTCTTGTGCAGCAAGTACACGTAATTGAATTTTCTCAGATCCCAATTTTATAGAAGTTTTAAGATTGACTGCTACTACATCTTCAGGTTTCAGTTCTTGATTGTGAAAGGCAATTTTAGTTGTTTTGCTCATCTTTGCTAGCTACTTAATTTCCATCATTAATAAAATAtactttttattatataaaagttTCTAACTTTCTAAAAGGAAAATAATGAAAATGGCAACTTCCATGCGAGGATCGAATGCACATTTTTTCGGTTTTGGGGGTAAAATTCTTCAAAACTATCCAGATTCATTATTACCATTTCTCGACCTGAAGCGTTTgtggcataaaaaaaaaaaattcaatcgtCTGTCACTAAGGAAAGATGGTATTTATATATAGATCTAAAAGAACAAAGCAAAAAATGGAAAAGAGAGGTAAATGAACAATCATAGCAGACTCTTCAAGCATCTGTAAGAATATACATTCTATATTGCAACTCTGGAATGTGGCATCTCTTACTCTAAAATATACCTATACATATATACCAATTTATTTTCTGATTCTTCAGATATCCTTCTTTTAACTCCCTCTAGGAATGATTATAGTCTTAACTAGACCAAATATAGCCTGCCCCAAAGAGCAACTATTGATTCGTTCAACTAATTTGTGAAGAAGGCTTCGTTGAGTCCTGTAAGAGATTCATCCTTTATTCTGTCTTCTTCCCCCTCTTCCTGAAAATGACAGACCAGCAACCAACTCCTCCATTCCTGTgtcaaaagttaaaaaaaatcccATCTTAAAACCTACCAAGTTGTTTAAATTTCGAGGAAATTGAAGTCAAGTGAAGGAAAAGGAAAATTGTTATATTACATGGAAAATGCTTTTCTTGcagtttgttatttctttttctttatccAAGACTTTGACGCGTAAAGGCATTAGAGAATACAAGGAAATTGTaaatgaaatttaccaaattttatgAACAATCAAATaattctacccaaaaatgaaaaaaaaaagatcaaacAATTCTTTTGTGTTGGAAAAATTTTGTCTTTGTACTTAGCATTCTGTAATTTTCCATGGTTCTCCTGTTTCATACTCTGTTTTGCAAAGGACAAGTTTCAGAAAATTCTCCCAGTCCCCCTACTTGTTTTGGCAAGAAGATAAAATTACTACTGAGATCTGAATATGTAAACTTATTGTGAATCTAAAATTAGCAAAAGAAGCAATTGATTATGGCATACCTGGTGCTGCCGTTTCTGCTGCTActtctactgctgctgctgccacTGCTTTTTGAGCTTCCACTATTGCTACTTAATCCACCACTTTCACTTTCCCCCGACTCCGAGAATCTGTTCTTCCACCACTCGTTTTCTACACCTTTAGCAGATCCATCCAATAACAGAGGCTTTGGAGACACCCTTCCATCTCTTGCACTATTATTCATCGCTAAGTTATTATTATTGTTgctatttttcttcatcttctttcttgAACCCAAAGAAAATGGAAATACCATCTTCAGAAGAAACCCTCCATTGTCTATGCTTCCACTTCTGTTCATTTGCACTTTTTTATCATTCTTTTTCTTCGCCGATTTTTCCCTCGTATACATGTATTCACTTGTTATACTCCTTTCTTTACTAAAACTTTCATCCTTAGCCTGATCAACCATGTTCTGCTCTACAATATCTTTTAAAGATAACTCGTAACATCCCTCAGGCATTCGACTCACCATCTCCATGAGCTCCTTCTGACCTCTAGCAATCGCTTGAGCTCTCGACGAAGGAGAAAGACTTCTATAATGGTTTTGGCGATGTTGGGGGCTTCTGGATGGACTCGTCCCCCATAAAGGAGGGGAAGAAACCGCAGAATCGTCATCATCTATGAGCTTCCTCTCAGCTTCAAATTCAGTCAAGCTATTCCAGGTCTGGTAGTTGGCATAATTCTGTGCCGTTTTCTGAGCTCGGAAGCCATAATTTCTGGCAGAAAAACTGTCGGTTACTCGGCCATTGGAAAAATGTACATGATTGATTTCAGGAAATTTTGTCGCAGGATCTAGCATGGTTTAATTTGTAGAAtcggaagaagaagaagcagctgTGATTTGTACTCGACGTTAAATTTGGTGAGAAGAAATGGGCGTGAAAGGCAAGGCAATTAAGCATTCACCGACCCCTAGTGGTGCGTGGCTCCCAAGATTATGTCATATTCTC
Proteins encoded:
- the LOC131174563 gene encoding uncharacterized protein LOC131174563; protein product: MLDPATKFPEINHVHFSNGRVTDSFSARNYGFRAQKTAQNYANYQTWNSLTEFEAERKLIDDDDSAVSSPPLWGTSPSRSPQHRQNHYRSLSPSSRAQAIARGQKELMEMVSRMPEGCYELSLKDIVEQNMVDQAKDESFSKERSITSEYMYTREKSAKKKNDKKVQMNRSGSIDNGGFLLKMVFPFSLGSRKKMKKNSNNNNNLAMNNSARDGRVSPKPLLLDGSAKGVENEWWKNRFSESGESESGGLSSNSGSSKSSGSSSSRSSSRNGSTRNGGVGCWSVIFRKRGKKTE